The Pseudarthrobacter defluvii DNA window GCAGCCATACGGCATAGAGGTAGTAGTTGCTCAGGCTGGAGTTCCAGGCCTTTCCGTTGCCGAACCCGTTGCGGACCTTCGAAGCGGCAAGGATTCCGGAAACCGCGAGAAGGAGCGGCATCCGCACCGAGCCCAGTGCCGTTGCCGCCGCGTCCCAGAAGGTGAACGCCACACTGCTTTCGTGTTCAAACCTGAGGAAATGCCACAGGCCAACGTGGAACAGGACCACCGCCACGACGCAAAGTCCCCGTGCTGCGTCAATCCATTCGATGCGAACCTTCGCTGGCGGCTGGATCGGCGCTGGATCGTGACTTCCCCGTGTCATTGCATCAAGCTAGCAGCGCCGCAAATGCAATCCCCTGACTTGATGGAATTTTGAGGGTAGAAGACCACGCCCCGCACGTGAGCTCGTTCACCCAAGGCGTAGCGGAGCCGGGACTGGAAGCGTCCGGGGCATCGTTGTTCTCCATAAGGCCGCGGGTAGGCAAATACTGCCCGGGGTGGGACACAGGCAGGAGGTGCGCCGTGCAACAGGCGCAGGAACCCCTACAACCGGAGGACAGCGACGTCCTGGACTCGTACTCGCAAACCGTGATGCGGGTGGCGGCTGCGGTGACCCCGCATGTCGCAGCGATTGAGATGACTGCAACGCGCCGCAACGGACGGGTGAGGGTGGGAGCGGGCTCGGCGGTGCTCTTCACGGAGGACGGCTACCTGCTCACGAATTCGCACGTCGTGGCCGGCACGCGGCAGGGATTTGCAGTCTTTGGCGACGGCAGCAGGATGGAACTCGAACTGGTGGGTGCAGACCCACTGTCCGACCTCGCGGTGGTGCACGGTTCCCGGCCCAGGGTCCAGCCGGTGGAGTTTGGCGCGGCGGAGTCCCTTCGGGTAGGCCAACTGGTGGTTGCGGTGGGAAACCCGCTGGGACTGGCGGGTTCGGTCACGGCAGGGGTGGTCAGCGGCCTGGGCCGGGCCATACCTGTCTGGTCAGGCGGTAACAGGCGGGTCATCGAGGATGTGATCCAGACGGACGCGGCCCTGAACCCCGGAAACTCCGGCGGTGCGCTCGCGGACACCCATTCCAGGATCGTGGGTATTAACACCGCGGTGGCGGGTGCCGGCCTGGGGCTGGCCATCCCGATCAACGCCACCACCCGCAGGATCATCTCGGCGCTGTTGGCGGACGGGAGGGTGCGCCGTGCGTACCTGGGCCTGGTCAGCACTCCGATCCAGCTCACGCCCAGTGCCGTGATCCGTTCCGGGTTGCGCGAAGGGCTCCGCGTCGTGGAGGTGCTGGCTGGTTCCCCGGCAGGCAAGGCAGGCCTGCGCGCAGGGGACATCATCGTGACGGCCGGAGGCCGCCCCGTCAGCAATGCCGAGAGTCTGCAGCGGCTCCTGTTTTCCGACGCCATCGGCCAGCCGCTCGATGTGGAAGTCCTGCGCGACGGCACCGAGCCGCGCCTCACTGCTGTTCCGGAGGAAATGACCGCCAACGGCACGGGGTGAGGTCCGACGGCGGTCCGGCACCCCACGCGGGCCCGTGCGGAAAGCTACGGGCGAACCTGGGGCGCTTCCACGTCCACGATGCCCACGAAACGCGTGCCCACGCCGTCGTACTCGCTGCGGACGCAGCCGGGACGGAGGGGCGGGATTTCCGCAGGGGCATGGTGCCCGCAGACCACATAGGTAAAGTCCGGCCACCACTTTTTGGGCCGCGCCGCTTCCTCGTAACCGCAGACGGCGCATTCCAGGTGCACCCAGACGGGCCGCTTTCCCGTCCGGTTGGCGCGCGACTGCACAAGCCAGGAAGGGGGATTGTCCAGGATGGCGCGGAGTTCGGCTTCCGTCATCCACTTGGGCAGCCCGTGCCGCTGTGCCATTTCAAGGGGAACATCAAGGGTTATTGCCGCGTCACGTCTGCTGATCATCACCTTCAACCATACGGGAGCCGGCCAAATCGCCGGGCCGGAGCCGGTAACCGGAAATCAGCCGGCCAGCGCGATGCCCGCGGCCGCGGCGATAAAGCCCAGGACAAGGTTTACGGCGATGTTCAGCACGGCCGAGCCGAAGCGGGCCTCGCTGAGCAGCCGGATGGTGGCTGTGGTCCAGGAACTGAAAGTGGTGAGTCCGCCGGCCAGGCCGGTGGCCAGGCCCAGCTGCCATTCGGTGCCCAGCCCCAACCTGGCAGTCACGCCGTGGGAGAGTCCGATGATGAAGCACCCGGCCACATTGACCAGCAGGGTGGCCCAGGGCCAGTGCAGTGCTCCGCGGCCGTCAGTGCGGACGCTTCGGATGCTGCTGTGGTGGGCAAACCAGCTGTCCACCCCGAACCGCAGGAGTGCGCCGGCCACGCCGAAGACTCCCACCAGGGCCGCTGCGATCATGTCCGGCCGTCCCGG harbors:
- a CDS encoding S1C family serine protease, whose protein sequence is MQQAQEPLQPEDSDVLDSYSQTVMRVAAAVTPHVAAIEMTATRRNGRVRVGAGSAVLFTEDGYLLTNSHVVAGTRQGFAVFGDGSRMELELVGADPLSDLAVVHGSRPRVQPVEFGAAESLRVGQLVVAVGNPLGLAGSVTAGVVSGLGRAIPVWSGGNRRVIEDVIQTDAALNPGNSGGALADTHSRIVGINTAVAGAGLGLAIPINATTRRIISALLADGRVRRAYLGLVSTPIQLTPSAVIRSGLREGLRVVEVLAGSPAGKAGLRAGDIIVTAGGRPVSNAESLQRLLFSDAIGQPLDVEVLRDGTEPRLTAVPEEMTANGTG
- a CDS encoding fluoride efflux transporter FluC, with the translated sequence MIAAALVGVFGVAGALLRFGVDSWFAHHSSIRSVRTDGRGALHWPWATLLVNVAGCFIIGLSHGVTARLGLGTEWQLGLATGLAGGLTTFSSWTTATIRLLSEARFGSAVLNIAVNLVLGFIAAAAGIALAG